From a single Ailuropoda melanoleuca isolate Jingjing chromosome 12, ASM200744v2, whole genome shotgun sequence genomic region:
- the ZNF524 gene encoding zinc finger protein 524: protein MDTPSPDPLPSPLPGEEEKPLALPPPVPRGRRGRRPAGATSSNRTLKATLPRKRGRPPKSGQEPPLAQGVTAPVGSGGGSDLLLIDDQGVPYTVSEGAAAGVPEGSGPKKAPHFCPVCLRAFPYLSDLERHSISHSELKPHECKDCGKTFKRSSHLRRHCNIHAGLRPFRCPLCPRRFREAGELAHHHRVHSGERPYQCPVCRLRFTEANTLRRHAKRKHPEAMGVPLCSPDPGPEPPWDDEGNPATAGAEEEVEEPEGKELA, encoded by the coding sequence ATGGACACCCCCAGCCCAGACCCGTTGCCTTCGCCTTTGCCCGGGGAGGAAGAAAAACCTCTGGCCTTACCTCCTCCTGTTCCCCGGGGCCGCCGAGGCAGGCGTCCCGCGGGGGCCACCTCCTCGAATCGGACACTCAAGGCCACCCTCCCTCGCAAACGGGGCCGACCCCCCAAGTCAGGGCAGGAGCCCCCGCTGGCACAGGGGGTGACAGCCCCTGTGGGCAGCGGCGGTGGCAGCGATCTCCTGTTGATCGATGATCAGGGTGTGCCCTATACAGTCTCTGAGGGGGCAGCAGCAGGTGTGCCTGAGGGCTCTGGCCCTAAGAAGGCCCCGCACTTCTGCCCGGTGTGCCTGCGGGCCTTCCCCTACCTCTCCGACCTGGAACGCCACAGCATCTCGCACTCAGAGCTGAAGCCGCACGAGTGCAAGGATTGCGGCAAGACCTTCAAGCGGTCCAGCCACCTGCGGCGGCACTGCAACATCCATGCCGGCCTTCGGCCCTTCCGCTGCCCACTCTGCCCTCGCCGCTTCCGCGAGGCGGGCGAGCTGGCCCACCACCACCGAGTCCACTCCGGGGAGCGCCCTTACCAGTGCCCTGTCTGCCGGCTGCGCTTCACGGAGGCCAACACGCTCCGGCGCCATGCCAAACGCAAGCACCCCGAGGCCATGGGGGTACCCCTGTGTTCCCCGGACCCAGGGCCTGAACCACCGTGGGACGACGAGGGCAATCCGGCTACGGCGGGGGccgaggaggaggtggaggagccGGAGGGGAAAGAGCTGGCTTGA